In Gemmatimonadota bacterium, a single genomic region encodes these proteins:
- a CDS encoding heme-binding protein: MTFIDLRTARAIIAATLAKGHELGLSPLSVVVLDAGGHVKAFEREDGASNLRFQIAHGKAYGAIGLGVGSRALMARAEQQPYFVSAATAAIGGALIPVPGGLLAKDPDGVIVGAVGVTGDSSDNDEVCGLAGIAAAGLTPETG, from the coding sequence GTGACGTTTATTGATCTCCGTACCGCCCGCGCGATCATTGCGGCGACGCTGGCGAAAGGCCACGAGCTGGGACTTTCGCCACTGTCCGTGGTGGTCCTCGACGCGGGGGGCCACGTAAAGGCCTTCGAGCGCGAGGACGGGGCATCCAACCTCCGATTTCAGATCGCGCACGGAAAAGCATACGGCGCGATCGGCCTGGGCGTCGGCTCACGGGCCCTCATGGCCCGAGCTGAACAGCAACCCTATTTCGTCTCGGCTGCCACAGCGGCGATTGGAGGCGCGCTGATTCCCGTTCCGGGTGGCCTACTCGCGAAGGACCCCGACGGAGTCATCGTCGGGGCGGTAGGTGTCACTGGCGACTCATCAGACAATGACGAGGTGTGCGGTCTCGCGGGCATCGCTGCGGCCGGCCTGACGCCGGAGACCGGCTGA
- a CDS encoding serine hydrolase, with amino-acid sequence MSRHPSTPLRALLALIALLFATELASAQTYWPGKHLDWERKSPQEAGFDAVAIQRAIEIAIAGESTSPRDLAFNHEMTFGREPRGEAVGPFTVRAPQTGLIVHKGYIIAEWGDPHKVDNTFSVSKSFLSTTVGLAYDRGLIADVHDLVRPYVAPIVLESGDGEPGDEAGRRPKLLFESEHNRKITWDDMLRQTSDWEGTLWGKPEWADRPDEDRSTWGTRARFEPGTVYEYNDTRVNLLALVAMGVWRQPLPEVLREYIMDPIGASPTWRWHGYDNSWITMDGRRVQAVSGGAHWGGGMLISAFDQARFGLLTMHKGNWNGKQLISEEWIDMATTPGKVNRTYGFMNFSLNTDQRRYANAPEYTWTHTGAGSNLIYVDPENELVIVARWIRGGAFTNVVHTVLDAMGAVAASN; translated from the coding sequence ATGTCTCGGCACCCGTCGACACCCCTGCGAGCGCTGCTCGCGCTCATCGCACTACTATTCGCGACGGAGCTCGCATCCGCCCAAACGTACTGGCCGGGCAAGCATCTCGACTGGGAACGCAAGAGTCCTCAGGAAGCCGGGTTCGATGCGGTCGCCATCCAGCGGGCGATCGAGATCGCGATCGCGGGCGAATCGACCTCGCCCAGAGATCTGGCCTTCAACCACGAGATGACCTTCGGGCGCGAGCCGCGCGGAGAGGCGGTGGGCCCGTTCACGGTCCGAGCGCCCCAGACCGGACTGATCGTGCACAAGGGCTACATCATCGCCGAGTGGGGTGACCCGCATAAGGTCGACAACACTTTCAGCGTGTCCAAGAGCTTTCTGTCCACGACGGTCGGCTTGGCCTACGACCGCGGCCTGATCGCGGACGTGCACGACCTGGTCCGCCCGTACGTCGCACCGATCGTCCTCGAGAGCGGAGACGGGGAGCCGGGGGACGAGGCCGGGCGCAGGCCCAAGCTGCTGTTCGAGTCCGAGCACAACCGTAAGATCACGTGGGACGATATGCTGCGTCAGACGAGTGACTGGGAAGGCACGCTGTGGGGCAAGCCCGAATGGGCCGATCGTCCCGACGAGGATCGCAGCACCTGGGGGACGCGGGCCCGCTTCGAGCCTGGCACGGTCTACGAGTATAACGACACCCGGGTGAACCTTCTCGCGCTGGTCGCGATGGGCGTTTGGAGGCAACCGCTTCCCGAGGTTCTGCGGGAATACATCATGGACCCCATCGGCGCGTCACCGACGTGGCGCTGGCACGGATACGACAACTCGTGGATCACCATGGACGGCCGCAGGGTCCAGGCGGTGAGCGGGGGCGCTCATTGGGGCGGCGGCATGCTCATCAGCGCCTTCGATCAGGCGCGGTTCGGTCTGCTGACCATGCACAAGGGGAACTGGAACGGGAAGCAGCTGATCTCTGAAGAGTGGATCGACATGGCCACCACGCCCGGCAAGGTGAACCGCACGTACGGCTTCATGAACTTCTCGCTCAACACGGATCAGCGGCGCTATGCGAACGCGCCCGAGTACACGTGGACGCATACGGGCGCCGGCTCGAACCTCATCTATGTCGATCCGGAGAACGAGCTCGTAATCGTCGCGCGCTGGATCCGCGGGGGCGCGTTCACGAACGTCGTCCATACGGTGCTCGATGCGATGGGGGCCGTCGCGGCCAGCAATTAA